GCTGATTTGGCTCAATCAGCATTATATTAAACACAGTGAGCCAGCCTATATTGCGGAACACTTGCAATGGCATCTGGAAAAACGTGATTTAGACATCAGCAATGGCCCGGCATTAACGGATGTCATTGTGTTGTTGCGTGAGCGTGTCAAAACACTGGTCGAGTTGGCTGATAGTTGCCGTTATTTTTATCAGGACGTTGAGGAATATGACGAAAAAGCGGCAAAAAAACATCTTACCGCAGATAGCTTGCCCATTCTGAGTGATTTTTTGTCACGACTGCAAGCGCTTCCAAACTGGCAGGCAGCCTTAATTCACTCCGAAATCAAAGCCTGTGCTGAGGCATTTGGTGTCGGCATGGGAAAAGTAGCACAGCCCGTTCGGGTTGCTCTGACGGGTAACACCGTATCACCTTCGTTAGATCTGACTTTAGCTTTAGCAGGACGTTTGCGCACTGAAAGCGCAATTCGCCGTGTGATTAATTGGATTGAAAAGGAGTGACATTTTCATCTCAATGCAGGGATTAGATCATTATTTATTTAAAATCATAAGGTTACGGGATAGGGAATTTATTCCCACTATTGGCGCGGAAAAAGTCACAAAAAAGTTCGGAAAATGTCTTGACTGAAAAAAGGCTTACGATTATGGTGCCTCTTAAGCATGAAATACGTGCTCAAATTTTCGTGCAATGACGAAAAGCAATCAGAGGATAACTTTATGAAGCTGAAAACATTATCAATTGCCATGATGGGACTGGCAGCACCAGGGCTGGTAGCCGCTGATGAACTGCTGGAAATGCAAAAGAATCATGACGAATGGGTCATGCCGGCAGGTAACTATGCCAATCACCGCTACAGCACCCTGACTGATATTAATAAAGAGAATGTCAAAGATCTGAATATGGCTTGGTCCTTCTCCACAGGGGTTCTCCGTGGTCATGAGGGTAATGCACTGGTTATGGACGGTACGATGTATGTTCATACCCCGTTTCCAAACATTGTTTTTGCACTTGATTTGAACAATGATGGGGCAATCAAATGGAAATATGAGCCAAGCCAAAACTACGATGAAACCGTCCCAGTCATGTGTTGTGACACGGTGAACCGTGGTCTGTCTTATGCTGACGGTAAAATCTTCCTGAATCAGGCTGATACCACGTTGGTGGCATTGGATATGGAGACTGGTGAAGAGGTTTGGTCGGATAAACGTGACGATGCGAAAGTAGGTGCGACCAGCACTGCTGCTGCCCACGTTTTTGATGACAAAATCATTGTCGGTATTTCAGGGGGTGAGTTTGGTGTTCGTGGTTATGTCCAAGCTTATGACTTAGATGGTAACGTTGTTTACAAAGCCTACAGCACCGGTCCTGATGACGAAATGTTGATTGATGGCGAAAAGACAACGACCATGCTTAAGCCGATTGGCAAGGACTCATCCCTGAAAAGCTGGCAAGGCGATCAATGGAAAATTGGCGGCGGTACCACTTGGGGTTGGTATTCATATGACCCGGATTTGAATTTGTTCTATTACGGCTCTGGTAACCCATCAACCTGGAACCCAGTACAACGTCCTGGTGATAATAAATGGTCTATGACAATTTTTGCTCGTGACCTTGATACCGGTATGGCCAAATGGGTCTATCAAAAAACACCATATGATGAATGGGACTATGATGGTGTTAACGAAAACATTTTGGTTGACCAAAAAGTCAACGGCAAAATGCGTAAGACGTTGGTCAATTTTGACCGCAATGGTTTTGCCTATACGTTAGACCGTGTGAATGGTGAATTGCTGGTTGCCGAAAAGTTTGATCCAGCGGTGAACTGGTCAAATGGTGTCAGCTTGGAAACAGGTCGTCATGATCGTGTTGCTAAGTACTCCACTGCCCATAATGGTGAGGATGTGAATACGACAGGTATTTGTCCGGCAGCATTGGGCACAAAAGACCAACAGCCAGCGGCATACTCACCGCGTACAGGCCTGTTCTATGTACCAACAAACCATGTGTGCATGGACTACGAGCCATTTGAAGTGGAATACGTCGCTGGTCAGCCGTATGTGGGCGCGACATTAGCAATGTATCCAGCACCAGGTGGTACACACTTGGGTAACTTCATTGCCTGGGATGCACGCGAAGGTAAGATCGTTTGGTCTAACCCGGAACGTTTCTCGGTCTGGTCTGGTGCGTTAGCGACCGCTTCGGATGTTGTTTTTTACGGTACGCTTGAAGGTCATTTAAAAGCGGTTGATGCACAATCAGGCCGTGAACTGTGGCGGTTTAAAACGCCATCAGGGATCATCGGTAACGTGAACACTTACAAGCATGATGGTAAGCAGTACATTTCTATCTTGTCAGGTGTCGGTGGTTGGGCTGGTATCGGTATGGCTATCCCAAGTCTGGAAAATGATGCTGATGGTTTGGGCGCGGTTGGTGCCTACCGTTCACTGTCTAGCTGGACAAACCTGGGTGGTGTATTGAGTGTGTTCAGCCTGTAATAAGGCCATGCGTATATTGATTGATTAAATATACGAAGCAAAAGAAAAAACCCGGTGCCGATTGGCACTGGGTTTTTTTTTGAAACTGACAAGGTTATTGTATTGTCATAAATGTTCCCAGTAATGATAAGGAAAAAGTAATGATTAAGCGACAGCAGTGGACAGTTTTATTAGGCGGTTTGTTTGTGACAGCAATAGGTTCAGCTAATGCTGCAGACTTGGAGCCGTTAAAGGGACAAGAGGTTTTACGTGTTTGTGCTGACAAAAACAATATGCCTTACTCTAATGGTGATCTTGAAGGCTTTGATAATAAAATTGCAGCCCTTTTAGGTGAAGAGTTAGGTATACCCGTAGAGTATTATTGGTTTCCTCAGCGAATTGGCTTTGCGCGAAATACGTTAAAAAAAGAACATCCAACCGAAGCTCGCTATATGTGTGACGTAGCATTTAATATTTCTGAGACATCTGATTTCGTCAAAACTACAAATCCTTATTATGAGTCTATAGAAGTAGTTGCTTATCGGAGCGGAGAAGGTTATGACATCAATAAGTTGACCGATATTAAAATGGCAAATGAACAGCATGGTCCTCTGAAAATTGGCCTGTTTGATCGTGCGTTAACGACAAAGCATATCGTTGACATGGGCTTAGCCGATAACATTGTTTATTATCAAATGATGGCTGGTGGTTGGGATGTGACCCCAGGAAGAATTATCGAAGATCTTGCTGCAGGTAAAGTCGATGTTGTTCCTATGTGGGGGCCTATCGCTGGCTATTATGGAGCCAGACAAGATGTTGATATTGCGGTTAAGCCGCTGAATGAGTTGGGGCAACGCCATGTATTTGCTTTTAGTATGGGAACGCGTTATGGCGAACCAAAATGGACGGCATTGTTAAATAAATTTATTGAGAAGCGTCAAGATGATATTGATGCAATCATTGCTGAATACAATTTACCTTCTTTAGAAAATGTTAGTCCGACCCCTGCTAAGCGGATTCGCAAAGATGATGACGATTAACAGGTGATTTACTTTTCAGAATGCGGCCCGTCATAGCGTGGCCGCATCTATGATATGCCTTAGGTTACCGTTAATTTTGGTGGAAAAGTTGCGCTGCTCACCGCGTCCTTTTTCCTGCATTAACCGACCACTGACGATGACGCCTTGGGATGTTTCACGAACGGCAATCGTACAAGGCATTTCATTGATCAGATGATCATCAATCAGCATCATTTCTTTAGCGTAAGTGATATTGCAGAAACTAATAATGGTAGCTAATGGAAAGTTCGGATCGCCTCGGTCACGTATTGCTTGACCAATATCACTACGATGAATAATACGATAGTTGT
The genomic region above belongs to Methylophaga frappieri and contains:
- a CDS encoding methanol/ethanol family PQQ-dependent dehydrogenase encodes the protein MKLKTLSIAMMGLAAPGLVAADELLEMQKNHDEWVMPAGNYANHRYSTLTDINKENVKDLNMAWSFSTGVLRGHEGNALVMDGTMYVHTPFPNIVFALDLNNDGAIKWKYEPSQNYDETVPVMCCDTVNRGLSYADGKIFLNQADTTLVALDMETGEEVWSDKRDDAKVGATSTAAAHVFDDKIIVGISGGEFGVRGYVQAYDLDGNVVYKAYSTGPDDEMLIDGEKTTTMLKPIGKDSSLKSWQGDQWKIGGGTTWGWYSYDPDLNLFYYGSGNPSTWNPVQRPGDNKWSMTIFARDLDTGMAKWVYQKTPYDEWDYDGVNENILVDQKVNGKMRKTLVNFDRNGFAYTLDRVNGELLVAEKFDPAVNWSNGVSLETGRHDRVAKYSTAHNGEDVNTTGICPAALGTKDQQPAAYSPRTGLFYVPTNHVCMDYEPFEVEYVAGQPYVGATLAMYPAPGGTHLGNFIAWDAREGKIVWSNPERFSVWSGALATASDVVFYGTLEGHLKAVDAQSGRELWRFKTPSGIIGNVNTYKHDGKQYISILSGVGGWAGIGMAIPSLENDADGLGAVGAYRSLSSWTNLGGVLSVFSL
- a CDS encoding quinoprotein dehydrogenase-associated putative ABC transporter substrate-binding protein, with the protein product MIKRQQWTVLLGGLFVTAIGSANAADLEPLKGQEVLRVCADKNNMPYSNGDLEGFDNKIAALLGEELGIPVEYYWFPQRIGFARNTLKKEHPTEARYMCDVAFNISETSDFVKTTNPYYESIEVVAYRSGEGYDINKLTDIKMANEQHGPLKIGLFDRALTTKHIVDMGLADNIVYYQMMAGGWDVTPGRIIEDLAAGKVDVVPMWGPIAGYYGARQDVDIAVKPLNELGQRHVFAFSMGTRYGEPKWTALLNKFIEKRQDDIDAIIAEYNLPSLENVSPTPAKRIRKDDDD
- a CDS encoding DUF302 domain-containing protein: MPISWFKYAFLSVAWLTFAGCQANQLNVYQSISPYNFEDTLLSLDIAISEYNYRIIHRSDIGQAIRDRGDPNFPLATIISFCNITYAKEMMLIDDHLINEMPCTIAVRETSQGVIVSGRLMQEKGRGEQRNFSTKINGNLRHIIDAATL